Proteins from one Syntrophorhabdaceae bacterium genomic window:
- a CDS encoding flagellar basal body L-ring protein FlgH, whose protein sequence is MKATGLLFMVILAAVFFAGCQSTSQSVIKDEPFVIDNTYKSMKPAPQPPAGTIFRGVNSNSNFLGDHRARGVGDIITVKISEVTNASEKAGTSTKRTSGTTAGIPNFFGLESNMYPSSINPDKMISASTKNDFEGSGETSRTGSLTATITARVVEVLGNGNLAIEGKREIIINNEKKEILVQGIVRPRDLDYDNSVYSYQVADAKIIYTGVGVVGEKQRPGWLARIVDTVWPF, encoded by the coding sequence ATGAAGGCAACGGGTCTGTTATTTATGGTTATCCTGGCGGCAGTTTTCTTCGCGGGCTGCCAGAGCACCAGCCAATCGGTGATAAAGGACGAGCCCTTTGTCATAGATAACACGTACAAGAGCATGAAGCCCGCGCCGCAGCCCCCCGCGGGAACCATATTCCGCGGTGTCAACAGCAACAGCAATTTTCTTGGAGACCACAGGGCACGGGGTGTGGGTGACATCATCACAGTCAAGATCTCGGAAGTGACCAACGCATCGGAGAAGGCGGGCACCTCAACGAAAAGGACCTCCGGCACCACGGCAGGGATCCCCAATTTCTTCGGACTCGAATCAAACATGTATCCCTCGAGCATAAACCCCGACAAGATGATAAGCGCGAGCACCAAGAATGATTTTGAGGGTTCCGGCGAGACGAGCCGAACCGGTTCGCTCACCGCCACCATCACGGCGCGCGTTGTCGAGGTGCTTGGCAACGGCAACCTTGCCATAGAAGGGAAGAGGGAGATAATCATCAACAATGAAAAGAAAGAGATCCTCGTTCAGGGCATCGTGAGACCCAGGGACCTCGATTACGATAATTCCGTGTATTCCTACCAGGTCGCCGACGCCAAGATCATCTACACCGGCGTGGGAGTTGTGGGAGAAAAGCAGAGACCCGGCTGGCTGGCGCGCATCGTGGATACCGTATGGCCATTCTGA
- the flgA gene encoding flagellar basal body P-ring formation chaperone FlgA: MEIPTNTSGKVKIACRPEALFVGLCLVLSLLILFLVAAGGMLKTVHAAGESAAEARVIKFVKEIYPGGDAVRVRLTTVPAQFRQKVKIVNLSFVRIPDVGGDGVCAVEIETSPGKRRTVQVPFRVFTKRELYVLKRAGQKGDTIGMQDVLVRETYMNGKGLGYPASMEDVVGKVLKRDVPASTLVTDQILEDRVVVKRGDMVTIIAESNKLIVRAKGRTVDKGRTGDTIRVKNIASGKEVTAKVVNSSSVKVEF; the protein is encoded by the coding sequence GTGGAAATCCCTACGAACACATCTGGCAAGGTAAAGATCGCCTGCAGGCCTGAAGCGCTCTTCGTGGGCCTGTGCCTGGTCCTTTCGTTGCTCATCCTTTTTCTCGTGGCCGCGGGCGGGATGCTCAAGACGGTGCATGCAGCGGGAGAATCTGCGGCAGAGGCGAGGGTAATCAAGTTCGTCAAAGAGATCTATCCCGGCGGCGATGCGGTTCGGGTGAGGCTCACCACGGTCCCGGCGCAGTTCAGGCAAAAGGTGAAGATCGTGAACCTGAGCTTTGTGCGGATACCGGATGTCGGCGGCGATGGTGTATGCGCCGTTGAGATAGAGACGTCCCCCGGCAAAAGGCGGACAGTGCAGGTGCCCTTCAGGGTTTTTACGAAGCGCGAACTCTATGTGCTGAAACGGGCGGGTCAAAAAGGGGACACCATAGGAATGCAGGACGTCCTTGTCCGCGAGACGTACATGAATGGGAAAGGCCTCGGCTACCCCGCGTCAATGGAGGACGTCGTCGGCAAGGTGCTTAAACGGGACGTGCCGGCCAGTACGCTTGTCACCGACCAGATCCTCGAAGACCGTGTTGTTGTCAAACGGGGCGACATGGTCACCATAATTGCCGAGAGCAATAAGCTCATCGTGCGGGCGAAGGGCAGGACCGTCGACAAGGGCCGTACCGGCGACACGATACGGGTAAAGAACATCGCCTCCGGGAAAGAGGTGACGGCAAAGGTCGTGAACAGCAGTTCGGTAAAAGTCGAGTTCTAG
- the flgG gene encoding flagellar basal-body rod protein FlgG, giving the protein MIRALWTAGTGMNVQQTNLDVIANNIANVNTNGFKKSRADFQDLMYQTLRLQGARTEGGGMVPTGIQIGLGAMLSSVQKVFQQGDYQRTDNELDIAIEGNGFVQVNLPSGDKAYTRAGALKTDADGKIVTADGYTIEPNLTIPAKTTNISIESDGTVTVQIQGQSSPQQLGRLELANFINPTGLRAVGKNLFMESDASGSPTTGRPGENGMGTVLQGFLEMSNVNVMQEMINMIIGQRAYEVNSKAIQAADEMLQMTNNLRR; this is encoded by the coding sequence ATGATAAGGGCGTTATGGACAGCGGGAACCGGCATGAACGTGCAGCAGACAAATCTCGACGTCATCGCCAACAACATCGCCAACGTCAATACCAACGGCTTCAAAAAGAGCCGCGCTGACTTTCAGGACCTCATGTACCAGACCCTGAGACTTCAGGGTGCAAGGACCGAGGGGGGCGGCATGGTCCCCACGGGCATCCAGATAGGTCTCGGGGCCATGCTCTCATCGGTGCAGAAGGTCTTCCAGCAGGGCGATTATCAGAGGACGGACAACGAACTGGACATTGCCATAGAAGGCAACGGTTTCGTACAGGTCAACCTGCCTTCGGGAGATAAGGCATATACGAGGGCGGGTGCGCTGAAGACCGATGCCGACGGCAAGATAGTGACGGCCGACGGCTACACCATCGAACCAAACCTCACAATACCGGCCAAAACCACCAACATATCCATCGAAAGCGACGGTACGGTGACGGTCCAGATCCAGGGCCAGAGCTCTCCGCAGCAGTTGGGCCGCCTCGAGCTTGCCAACTTCATCAACCCCACGGGGCTCAGGGCTGTCGGGAAGAACCTCTTCATGGAAAGCGACGCAAGCGGTTCACCAACGACGGGCAGGCCGGGAGAGAACGGGATGGGCACGGTCCTCCAGGGTTTCCTTGAGATGTCCAACGTCAACGTTATGCAGGAAATGATAAATATGATCATCGGCCAGCGCGCTTACGAGGTAAATTCCAAGGCCATCCAGGCGGCGGACGAGATGCTTCAGATGACGAACAATCTGAGGAGATAA
- a CDS encoding flagellar hook basal-body protein gives MTVAGKFVNEKRLDIIANNLANAQTAGFKASRPIFAMISTTQDENGQQGLLKNAYVNLSDTYIDFSDASIVESGAKLDMAILGPGFFSVSTPEGVQYTRNGQFMLDKSGRLVTMSGDPVMGKGGDITINVTDGKEILIETDGSIYLGKDLVDTIKVVEFKDLKGLKPVGKSNFSYSGTEAGEAPKLYTIRQGSFETSNVNVVREMVELIHTMRAYECYTKIDQMFSDANSKLTELAKF, from the coding sequence GTGACAGTCGCCGGTAAGTTTGTAAATGAGAAGAGGCTGGACATTATCGCCAACAATCTGGCCAACGCTCAGACGGCGGGTTTCAAGGCCTCGCGTCCCATTTTCGCGATGATATCAACAACACAGGATGAGAACGGCCAACAGGGCCTTTTGAAGAATGCCTATGTCAACCTTTCCGACACCTATATAGATTTTTCTGACGCTTCCATCGTTGAAAGCGGCGCCAAGCTCGATATGGCCATACTGGGTCCCGGGTTTTTCTCCGTGTCTACGCCGGAGGGCGTCCAGTACACCCGCAACGGACAGTTCATGCTCGACAAGTCGGGCCGCCTCGTGACCATGAGCGGGGACCCCGTCATGGGAAAGGGCGGAGACATCACCATCAATGTGACCGACGGCAAAGAGATCCTCATTGAGACCGATGGCTCCATATACCTGGGAAAGGACCTTGTGGATACCATAAAGGTCGTCGAGTTCAAGGATCTAAAGGGTCTCAAACCCGTGGGCAAGAGCAATTTTTCCTACTCCGGCACAGAAGCCGGGGAGGCACCGAAACTGTACACCATAAGGCAGGGATCTTTCGAGACGTCGAATGTCAACGTTGTCCGGGAAATGGTGGAGCTTATCCACACCATGAGGGCATACGAGTGCTACACCAAGATCGACCAGATGTTTTCGGATGCCAACAGCAAGCTGACAGAGCTGGCGAAATTTTAG